ccgggataggctcctgaccccccgcggcccagtaggataagcggtttggaaaatggatgggatggatggatagataagtgAATAATTGATTTGCAGTACTTTGATAAGTCATGCATATTGTTCAAGGTAGAGTCGGGCTTGTATTTGGTAAGTAGCATTAGTTGAGTGACAGATAATTTCAAGGTATAATGCTTTCAGTTActtcaataaaacacattatGAAAGGTCAGTATGGCATGTAACCATTAAGgatggtttttttttgtgcagccAAGGATTCAGTAGCAAGATGAATTCACCAAAATGAGTCACGTGCTGCAGAAAGTCGGTGTTCGCTGGAAGAAGCATGAATCTAACCTTGCCAATGTCTCCCCATACAACAGTCCTCAGCACCCTCGAAGTAATCAATGAAGAAGATGAAAATATTAACATCGCAAATGATACAGCGCAAGAGGATAATCTGATAGAAATCTGGAACACTGCACTGACCTtcatcatcctcttcctcatctCCGTGATCTACAGCATCTGCGTCACTTTTGTAAAGGTAGGAGCCAGAGGATCACCGGTAGAATTTAGGGGAAAAGATTTAAGGCAGCCACCCCTCTATCAGCTCATTCTGTATATTATTACAAAAGTATAAAAGGGAGACACTCCCTGCATTTCCGTCTGGATTAATAAATCACCTGCACAAATGTTTTACACATTGAAAGTATTTGTATATTATAACCAAATCTGTCCGTTACTTTTTACAGGTAAAATGATGCCACTACAGTTACAAATGGTGCTGTATTAAAATTCTCCGTGACAAAAATTTGCAACATAatgatataataataaaatgctgTTTTACAGATTGTTTAGAAGTAcaagtacttttatatgttagatttttgtttcattttactTACGGTGAAGGACTATCACACGTTCTCGAGTATGGTGTCTTCAGACTATAATAATTACTTTGATGTTACAAGTAATATAATCACAGTATCGTTTGACTAATTCTATTCTTTAAATTGATTTGTTTAGCTGATGTGAACTTGTGCCACTTGTTTCATGGAGGTTTGTCTGCTTCACtgtttgagaaaaaaaacaaataaaaaaatatataaaacaagcCGTTAGACAGACACCGTGTCTCCCTGCAATAACAGATTCGCTCTTCACAAGGAATGTCAATCTAAGAATGACTGTATTAGGCACCTGATTTGTGCATTTGTTCTGTTTCAAGATACTACATAGATACTACATAGATACTACATAGATACTACACAGATGCAAAAATACTCTCTGCTTAACCCTGCCTCCACATCCACAAAGTCTACCATCTGATCTCTTGATTTCTGAATCGACAAGTTCACTTCAACGCTGGTGGCTCCTTGCAGGACGCAGACTCCTACAGCTGTGCACTTCATCGTTACCCGTTACCAGTACGATGGGCTACCAGTGTGAAATGCCCTCCTAAACTTATCTgaacttcatgtataataaacatgttttaaatgcttttttttttttagatattgtcattttgaaatctatataaatgcaaatgtgattaaagaagaatagcaagaggataaaattaaattttagacgctgctcactagtgagttgtgctatttttataaCAGGTCCGCAGGTGATTCATGAGGTCCTTGGGGGCGtcctggtgcccgcgggcaccatgttggtgacctctGACCTAGGAGATCGATAGTTAATAGTTATAGTTAAATAACCAAAGATAAGATGGTTtcagggtgtgtgagtgtgccctgtgatgggctggccccccatcctgggttgttccctgcctcatgcccattgcttccgggataggctccggaccccccgctacccagtaggataagcggtttggaaaatggatggacggatggaagaTGGTTTCATGTTCAATTCTACAAAAAGAATTGGTGTTCTATCCCATAATATAGATTTCACATCTGTCATGCAGTATAAACTCCTGCTGATTCAGGAGGCTTCTACTTCGCAGGCTATAGAAATGGAGTGTGAATCAGGAGTATAAGTAGGTGAGGACATCTCACCTCGCTCCTCTTTTGTGTTGTGAATTTAAGAAAAACATTAATactgtataaatataaattgcCCCCAACTTTAACATTGACCTCCTACTGGACCATGCTTACCTTGGAAGAAGATACTTGCATGCCACATCGTCTCATACAAACCGTGTCCTTCTGAAACCGCACAAACCACATTTTAACAAAGAAGATACAAACTGTAACGGATACGCTGTCAGGATCGGGGACTAAGTGAAGTGAAGCGACCTGGGCAAAAAAATAAACGCTCTTACTTTCTCGTGAATTTTCGCTGTGGCACACATTTAGGTAGCATGATTATGACAAGACTCCGAAATTATGTTTTCTAACAATGATCAGTAAACGGTAAATTAATCAAAATGAACAATCATTAATGGACATGGGTTCTACAATCTACACCGACAACCTGCTACCACCAAAAACACAAAGTGAACAGAATGTACATATAAACTCTAAACACTTGTCATTGATTTAAATTGCAATCGTCAGCATGTAGCGATATTGTTGTACAATTTCGAATTAAATTGTTAAACTGAACATAAAGTCAATGCTCGCTCCTGCATCTTACGCGGTAAATTCCACAACCCACCGCGATATTGCGCGAAACTCTAAAACCGCGTACGTTCAAGACACTTAAAGTTCTTATTTACACATACACCTATTCCCAACTTGTATACTTTAAATCATGCCTAGATTACAGAACTTTACCTATACAATGTAAATTCTATGTAAATACAGTACAGCAGAATGCTACCGCATAAGATGCGGGCAGTGCgatgtgtcttttttttttatgaaaatagACATTTTGTATTGCAATTAAAAGAGAGGGAACTGAAATAATCTCTGATGGGGCCGTATTGAATGTTTATTTAACACTTGACCAGTGGTTTTCAAAGTCCGTGAGCGCCCTCAAGTGGTCCGCGAGGGGATTTTCTAAAAACTACGTGAAtttagtcagtgtttcccagtgttTCTACTGTATGTTCCGCCGTCACATCAGTCACTTAAGTAAGaaagtgaaaataaacaaacaaaaaaatcatatgAACTTCAACTAAAACTACCATATATGTGGACTATATGAGGTCCTCACAACTATAGGTTTTATGGATCTTTCAAAAAAATGTAGTTCCAAACAAATAGGTCTCTTTTGAAATATGTTCCTGTATATTTGAgatcatgtgtgtgtatgtaggttttgtgggtggggtgggggtcggAGGGCAGCAGCATGTGGCTCGGGGAGGGGGGCGCGGTGGCAGGTGGTTCTTGAAAAAACAATTTGGACAAAGTGGTCCTTGATCTGAAAACGTTTGAGAGACACTGCACTAGACCCAGTACTGACAAGTGGAAATATGGACGTTTGCTGCCCCCTCGTGTCAACCTCTGGGATTGCATGTATGTGTCACGTATACGTAAGCGAAAAGAGACTTATACAGCATTTAGGTTATAATTCTCGTATTAATTGAAAAagtcataaaataaaaaaaaaattttgtggaagaaaatgaaaaatgaaaaaggtATATTTACCTTCACATCACACCTAcaaccaggggcgccgctagcaattttgggccctatgacaaaatatgaggttgggcccccctaccacacccattcagatctctgggggcccctaaagggcgtgggcctttagaattgtcccaactttcccccccttagcggcgcccctgactACAACGGTAACTGGGTGATGAGAATCGTGAGCAGCAGTCAGATTCAGTTTTTTTGCACTGCTTGGGTtcttaaacaaaaatgaaacgTGTACTTGTTCAGGTAGTCGGTGTGCATTAGAATTTCAGTTTAAAGACATACATGTTTTTGAAAGACTGGATATTCATTTCTGAAACACGCTAAGGGAGCGTCGGCGAAGATTATAACGGCATGAATCCTCTGTTGAGTGCGactgataaaaatacaaatctcTAAGTCACTTTGCGTCTATTACTTTGTTCGTTAGATAATATGGCATATATATGATTactgattgaaaatatggaATCATCGCAGAATAATTTACCATTTCTACTGGAAACTAACTGAAGAAAAACTACTTATATTCACGTTTCTGTGAAAAGTACAAGATAAATTCCCTTCAGGACCCATTTATATAATATGGGTCCACTTTCTAAGTAACTTAAAGCATCGAGCTGTATTATAACCGATAGCAGTatttccaaatccagtcctcggTGACCcacagagctgggagggagccacaacgtggactgtctgggtgcCCGAGGACCAGGTTCGAAAACGTTCATCCGTAAAAGCTGTAGGCAATGTCACCCAAAGGGGGAGACAGTCTTCAATTTACAAAAACAGATACCAGAAATCTAAGCATAACTGTGTGCCGTGGATTGTAGAATATATTTGGATAGATTGTGATTCAATAGGAATCAGGCCTCTTTTTTATTGATGTATTTGAGAAAGCACAAGGCATCGCTAGTCACTTTTAAAGATTAATCAGTTTCTTCAAATGTAGAAAATGTTCAAATTTAAATAatcttttcatttaaaaaaggcGTCAATGTCAAGCAATTCTGATGCTGACATGCGGACTGGGGTTAAAAAGCGGCCCTGGATTTTTGCCACGTTGGGTGGGGGTAACCGTCCAATGCAcagagactctgcctctctgggatgatctttttatacccagtcattTTACTGACTTGctgccaattaacctaattaGTTGTGAGGTATTCAAAcaggtgttttgttttagcatCACAGCTTTTCCAGTGTTTTGCTGCCCCTGTACCACCTTTTTgcaaattcaaattgagcatgaatttgtcattaaacaataaaatatatatttcaacaTTTGATCCGTTGTCTTTCGACtattttcagttaaatatgaGTTTATATGCATTTGCAAATCACTGCATCCTCtttttttatgtacattttatacagCGTCCGAACGTTTTTGGAAACAGTGTTGTATATAAAAATTGATGTTAGACCGCTGGCTGTCTAATTTtctattaattaaaagttaccTTGAATGCTCGAAACACAGAATTTTATGGGAGGCAAAAGATTATTTTGGTCACAATATTTTCCCTGTTTATTTCAATATAATTAttccaaaataaacatttacaaaACAAGGAAATAATCTCTAAGAACACAATAACACACCATGTCAGACTGTATTCATACTATTATAATACCATGTATAAATAATAACGTAACATATTCTTTTGAAACAGTATATATTTGGGTACATATACTTTACAAGATGTTCATATACCGTCCGGCCAAAAAAGTTGCGCACTTATTTCGTTAGACcgcctttagctttgattacGGTGCACATTCGTCACTgcattatttacacatgctTATGCtatatcacattttttttttcatcctgatttgcattcatttcttgCTGAGCTCCTTCATTGATGATAGGTGAGATGAACTAATCTGTAAACTCTTattcatgtgtgaaaatgattcctcgtgCTCCCTGTACCACTCTTTGACAGTTTGAGCccgatgaatcttggcattatcATCCGGGTATATGCTCATGCCGTTAGGGAAGGAAAAATCCATTGATTGGATAATCGGGCCGTTCAGGAGATTCAGGTACTCGGCTGACTTCaccttattgctgcataacgctgctgagctgtaataatgattcAATCATGAAGTACTTGCAGATTTAAATTCAAACAGTGACCCTTTTTTGCCGGCAGTGTATATTACCTATTATCCATTACGGTCGCACAAATTTCAgttttgtattatatagtttacatttaaaaattccatttattttataatttggaTGGATTTCGATGCAAAATATATCCtgatatgcattcataatgATCTGAAATGTTATCTACGGTGATAATATCCCGATGCGGCAAGTTGTCGAAACCCAAAACTTTCGTCTGCTCCTACATTCCGTCCGGCTGGAATTTATATATAAGCAACATTTTAAAAAGAGCAAAAGAAAAACGAAAATAAAGGTCTTCAAAGTGCCCAAAGCCAGAGCAGCCTTCCCTGTTTCACAATCCCTGATTACAATGCCGTTCCAATCAGAATCCTACTTGATGAGATCAGTAGCGAATGACAGCATTAAAAGAAGACAGCCAGATGATCAGATTCCATTTCGCTTTGACTGGCACCCAAAGGACTCTGGGAGTTGCCAATGAAAGCAAAGATAAAAGACAAACAGCAGTAGAAAGAAGTAGCAGACCGGCTAGTAGAAGACATCCCTGCTGAATTAACCAGCCAATGTTGGTCGGTAGTTTTAGCTAGTCTGAGATGGCCTTAGATGGTCTTTGATGGTCATGCTGGTGTGGCTAGACTATCAAGCTTGTCATGACTCGGTCAGCCAGCAGCTTAACTAGCTCAAGCTGTTTGTTTCTGCATGGACGACATGTGATTAGAGCGAAAAAGCACATCAATACAGGTATGACAAGCGTGATACAGCTGGTGAACAAAACCGCTCAGACACTAGAATTCAAACCTCTCACCATTCGAGCCACCTTTGTACTCCACAGTAAAGAGGACCGGCTCCGAACATCCATAAATCGCAGGCATATTCATGGGAAGGCAGACAATCATCATCTTATAGTTTTATCAGCGTTTGAATGTGTTTTGCTTTAGGGAACACTGACACCAGTTTGCAGTAAACTAAGTTGACGAGCCATCGAGGAATGTCCGGTCTGTTTTCGGCAGTAGTATTGGCTTCTGTTTCGCTGTGCTTTGCATGAACATCGGGGTCATACTCGACCTTGTTCGTATGCCTGAAGTACACATTCATTTGGGTTAACTGGGTTAGTGTTTCTTGCCAGCATGACACTGGTAGGCTGGTGTtgcgcagaaaaataaaacacaatgcaTATCAGAAAAGTATTTCTCCACTAAAGGATGAATCATGATGTACATGAGAAAATGCAGTTTTGGTGTACGGTTGAAGGAGACAGCTGATGTACTCTGACTATCTTCAATTTATGTTGAAAACAAGCCATGCCCCTAAAGGCCTCTGTGACCTTTAATAGCACTTGAAATATTCAGTTCTCACTTGTTTACTCACTCAATCATTTCCCTCTCTCCCCAGGCACTTTCCTCCCATGAGAATGGCATATGTGCCACAAATCTGTGACATTTGGCAGTAACTTTTATGATCTCTTAGGTCGGATTTAGAATGTGCACGTTGAGTTGCCTGAGGCGCCAACCATAATGACTCAGCTCTTAAGTTGGATCTGTTGATACTGAATGTCGTGGCTAAAGGGTGTTACACACATGGCCAGTTAACATGGGGACTCCAGTAGGCGAGACGAAGTAATTACAAGCACTGACATGAGGCTGCGCTCTGCTAATCGATCATCCCTCTCAACAGTTtcacctctccccccccccccccccccatcaaaaaaaaaaaacagtccaaaCTCCAAATTAGTAATCTTGACGCTGGTACCCCGCAGAGCTGTCAAAGGCAGCATCGGTGTTGGGCTCCTGGTGTGAGCCGCCATTGGAGTATGCACTGTAGGGGGCGCTGGCTGCATCCTGGCTCGGATCCGTATAGTCCTGGGAGAAGAGGACAGAGTCCGCCCCCAGCTTGTACCTCTGGAACGCCAGAAATGCCTGACCAGCCTTAGAGTGTTTGAAGTGAAAGCGATGTAGAACAGAAAGACAGTGGAGTAGGGTTGCAAATGGTAGATGGAAAGTTAAGTGAACGCAAGGAAGGatggaaagttgagtgaacgcaaggaaggatggatggaatggaTATTTGTTTGATGGACGGTTTGGGGAATGAAGAAATAATGTGCAATGGTTGAGAAGGTAGATTAAAGCCAATGGAGGGGTAGGAATGTAATTCATAATGAGAAATGGTTTTAAGTAAGGACATAGGATTATGGGGAGGGTGATAAAGAAAGGGACAAGAAAAGGGAAAATAATTAGTGTGATTAGTAGAAAAAGCCAACGATTAGTCAGATTAATGCAGTCAAAAATCCAAGGAACGTTGAAGAACCTCTCTCATGCTAGTCCATCCCTTCTTTTgctaagacacacacacacacacacacattgcacaaacacacatattgcACAAACACAGGACTTAATGTGCGGCTCATCTCAATTCAACAGGACACATTCCAGTGTGTTTTAACGTACATGGATTAACGACATCAACAGATTCATAAAAACACAATAGGGAGgaaaaaactaaatataaacCATGACACCTGAGCTGTTCGAAGGCTTCAACTCTGATTCAAGGCAACCAGCATAAAAAACAGCTGCACCATGATCAATAGTGGTGAGATAGATCTGCGATGTAGCAATGGGTGTTCTTCAGCATGCAAATGTGGGAATCAGGGGAGCTTATGGCTTGTGGTCCTAGAAATGAGGGAATGAGCGAAGTTTGAGACAGCTGGGACAGCTGCTTTGGCTTCCGCCCGGCGATGAGTCACAAGTCACTCTTTGTTTTTCTACAAAAAAATCAGCAATAACGGGAGACAGAAGAAAATCGTCTGTGGGCTGTTCCAGAAAGTAATGTGGTTTATAATAGAAAACAACAGGAAAGCAGTATGACTACAGAGTCCTGCTACAAACAGTAGGTGCAAAATCATTCGATGTCATAGACAACTATGCAATTTGTTTGAAAGTTTGTTGCCTATTATTTTTTTGCGTGAATTCATTATGTGTAGCATGACAATGTTACTCTGCTGGTCTACTGAGAATGTTCAGGGCGAAGGTTCACATTGTTAATACAGAAGACTACATTCCCACTATCCATTGTAACTGCGTGTGACAAATGAACATTTGTACGCAACTGAATGCTTATATTAAAGTTACTCAGCCTTCTCTGCCAAGGGGAATCGGTTTGAAGCCCAGATCCCCACTGGAGAACAGCATTTGTGAGTGAATGTTATACTGAAACATTGGGGAAATCCCCAAGAATCCTACATGGTCAGACCAAAGCAATGCCGACGACAGACTAATTTGGAAATGTGAATGTGTCGTTTCCTCAACAGAAATAAAAACCTACTATATCCTCATTAAATTCCTACAGAAGACGCATGACGGACTTGTTCATTCACAGAAGAATGAAGCTGTCATGCCCAAAACCCATCTGCAGTCTAAATACTACACAGCTTGACAAGCAGTTTAGTAAACCTATGACTTATTACAAAAATGCCAACAACCGCTTCTCCTCCACTCGGTCCAGAAACGAATCTGAATAAGTTAGAAACTATTTTCAATATCAAAAACAGGAACTAAGAACTGAGAGCGGCACTTGGATCAGTGGTTTGCAAACTAGGCCAAGCAAGCGCCCGCTAATGTATGCAAAGGTATCTCCTTTTATGACGTTTGTCATAATGATGGCATGCAGAGAACCTAATATTTTCTGAGGTTGTATATGGTGGCGAAcattgagaaccactgacttAAGACCATTAATTTATAATTGCATAGTGATGGATCAAAGTTCTATTGACAAGAATGCAAAAGGCATAAATTTTGTTGCGCCGGCAATTATACGAAAACAATCACTGGCATTTAGGCAAATAAAGATCGTAAAGCCCACAAAGAGCTGGATAATTCTGCTGAGCCTTTGGGTAGGATTCATCTCTGAGGGCTAGATCTCAGTAAGAGTGCGGagggtgttagcatgttagGCTAGTGGGGGTGTGGGCTGGGAGGTAAAGAGTTTGTTGTACTCTTCTTCAAAAGACACACTCTTTAGTCGTTCCAAGGACAGCAGTGTCAGAGCCCCCTGCAAAGACAGACAGTCAGGTAAAACTCCATCAGTGATGCATTTAGAACCGGTGGCAAGATTGCTTCATTGCAGACCTTGCTATTGTTCATTTTTGGCTGCGATTGGATGTTCAAGCCAGCAATGGGCCTGCCTAgtgcagcgtttcccaatctggtcctcgaggacccacagacagtcccacgtttgcctggcagggagctcaaaGGAAGCCAAAATATGGACCAACTATGGGACTGAATCGGGAAACATTGGCCTAGAGCATTAGACAAACCTACCCAATTAGTTAATGAAAGATAAACACAGAGATTAGGAGAGATTCTCAGCCGAGCGACAAGTACCTGTGTGAAGTAaattataacccccccccccccacaaagtgcTATTTGTCCCAAAATACCATTCACCTCACAAGAAGAGGAAATGCATGGAACTGCAGTGTTGGTGCTGTGAGTGTGGCACAAACCTCAAACAGACTGAATGAGAAGAGGAGGCAAGATGCAGATTGACGCGAACACAGGCACTAAGAATCTGAAACATGTGAAAATGGAGGTCACAGCAAAGGGTTCTCCGGCCCCCGTGAAATAAGCAGAGGATGGTACAGACCCAAGTGAAGATGGAGAAGAAGGAGAAGGTGATGGCAGCTCGAGCAGCATCTCCACCCTTGCTCAGAGGGTTGTCCTCCGTCTTAGCCACTTGCCACTGGTTCGCCAGGAAACAGAAGCCCACAAACCACATGAAGGACCAAAATGCTGAAAGACAATAGAAAATGATTTCATTTATGAAGATATCCAAAATAGCGCTGGCAGTTTCACCacaacacaatcacacacagaaaggctttccacaagagtgtgtctgtgggaatttttgctcaTTCATCCACAACAGTGTTTgggaggtcaggcactgatgttggacatgaaggcctggttCACAATCTCCATTTTAGTTCATCCCTAAAGTGttctatggggttgaggtcagggctctgtattggcaagtcaagttcttccacaccaaacttacCCAATAATGTCTTCATGGACCTAATTTTGTGCATACAAAgtcattctggacaattctatgcttccagttTGAGAAGGTCCTttatgttccagcatgactg
The sequence above is a segment of the Brienomyrus brachyistius isolate T26 chromosome 5, BBRACH_0.4, whole genome shotgun sequence genome. Coding sequences within it:
- the LOC125742012 gene encoding synaptogyrin-1-like isoform X1 is translated as MEGMAYGAGKAGGAFDPVTFIRQPHTILRMVSWLFSIVIFGCIANEGYLNRPSEVEEYCIFNRNQNACNYGVAMGTMAFLCCMAFLALDVYFPQISSVKDRKKAVLADIGVSAFWSFMWFVGFCFLANQWQVAKTEDNPLSKGGDAARAAITFSFFSIFTWAGQAFLAFQRYKLGADSVLFSQDYTDPSQDAASAPYSAYSNGGSHQEPNTDAAFDSSAGYQRQDY